A single genomic interval of Armigeres subalbatus isolate Guangzhou_Male chromosome 1, GZ_Asu_2, whole genome shotgun sequence harbors:
- the LOC134208103 gene encoding RNA-binding protein squid-like, whose translation MAEQSQIVNHEDGPTNGNFTPNDDRKIFVGGLSMETTEEDLRTYFGQFGEIESVNIKTDSQTGRPRGFAFIIFVSGDSLDKLLASEDHTINGKKVDAKKAKAKQGKIFVGGLSPETSDEEVKSFFDQFGTVVEVEIPFDKTRNQRKGFCFITYDSEAVVRELLKTPKQMLGGKEVDVKRAVSKQNNMGGPMRGGHGGNFGGSRQGWGNGQEFGGGYNQGGFGGGFGGGYGGYGSYDNSGYGGGGYQGGMQRGGGGNWQYQQRPY comes from the coding sequence ATGGCAGAACAAAGTCAAATTGTGAACCACGAGGATGGACCCACCAACGGCAATTTTACCCCCAACGATGACAGGAAAATTTTTGTTGGTGGCCTAAGTATGGAAACCACCGAAGAAGATCTGCGCACTTACTTCGGGCAGTTTGGCGAAATCGAAAGTGTCAACATCAAGACCGACTCGCAGACGGGCCGTCCACGTGGCTTTGCGTTCATCATTTTCGTCAGTGGCGATTCGCTCGATAAGCTTCTGGCGTCGGAAGACCACACCATTAATGGTAAGAAAGTTGACGCGAAAAAGGCCAAAGCCAAGCAGGGTAAGATTTTTGTCGGTGGCTTGAGTCCGGAAACCAGCGATGAGGAAGTGAAATCGTTCTTCGACCAGTTCGGAACGGTGGTGGAAGTGGAGATACCCTTCGATAAGACAAGAAACCAGAGGAAGGGTTTCTGCTTCATTACGTATGATTCGGAAGCAGTGGTGAGGGAGCTGTTGAAAACGCCCAAGCAGATGCTGGGAGGTAAGGAAGTGGACGTGAAACGAGCGGTATCCAAGCAGAATAATATGGGTGGACCGATGCGAGGAGGTCATGGAGGCAACTTTGGCGGTTCCAGACAAGGTTGGGGTAATGGACAAGAATTCGGCGGCGGATACAACCAGGGCGGCTTTGGAGGAGGATTTGGAGGTGGGTATGGAGGCTACGGTAGTTATGATAATTCTGGTTATGGTGGCGGTGGCTACCAAGGTGGAATGCAGCGCGGTGGCGGAGGAAACTGGCAGTATCAGCAGAGACCATACTGA